DNA sequence from the Raineyella sp. LH-20 genome:
CGAAACCGCGCGCGGCGCCCCTACCATGGCTCCATGACCGCCTCCGTCCCCGCCGCCCCTTTCCCGGAACTCGGCGAACGGGAGCGGCGGCTGCTCGATTTCGAGGGTGCCTGGTGGAAGTACGCCGCCGGCAAGGACGAGGGCATCCGCGAGCAGTTCGGTCTCTCGGCGACGCGCTACTACCAGGCGCTCAACGCCCTGCTGGACGACCCGGCGGCCCTGGCGTACGACCCGCTGCTGGTCCAGCGGCTGCGCCGGGAGCGCGACCGACGTCAGCGGGAACGCTCGGCCCGCCGTCTGAACGGCCGCCCCGGCACGGCCTCCCGATAACCGCCGTCGGCCAGCCCGGCGCGCACCTCGAAGGCGTTCGCGGACGCCAGGTCGCCGGTCCGCAGCCACGACCAGGCCATCGCGACCAGGTAGGCCGGCAGCATCGGCAGCCCCAGCCAGGCACTCCACTGGGTGGCGTGGCGTTCCTCGTGGGCGAGCAACCGCGGCAGCCGTACGGTCATCTCGTCGAACCGGCCCCCGGTGATCACCACCGACCCGACGGTGAAGGCACCGGCGATCGGGAAACCCCATCGATAGCCCTCGGCCAGCCACAGCCCGCGCGGGCCCCGACCGATCCGGCAGCGGCCGGCGGCGGCCAGCGCCAGCCCGAGCGGGGTGGACAGGTTGATCCAGTTGGTCACCGTCCGCACGTGCACCAGCCGATCGTGGTCGGCCGCGGGTTCCTCCATGTGGTGCAGTCTCCCACCCGGAGTGTTTGCACTCCCTCGGGG
Encoded proteins:
- a CDS encoding DUF3263 domain-containing protein gives rise to the protein MTASVPAAPFPELGERERRLLDFEGAWWKYAAGKDEGIREQFGLSATRYYQALNALLDDPAALAYDPLLVQRLRRERDRRQRERSARRLNGRPGTASR